In a single window of the bacterium genome:
- a CDS encoding T9SS type A sorting domain-containing protein — MLLQSYPNPADNSCYIPFKLASDANVSLEVYNILGQKVRTIEAGNKPKGSYTQKDRAILFDLRNDNNQPLSSGLYFYKLKANDFFAIKSMMVR, encoded by the coding sequence TTGCTATTACAATCCTATCCCAATCCAGCAGATAATTCCTGCTATATCCCATTCAAGCTAGCATCTGATGCCAATGTCTCCCTTGAGGTCTACAATATCCTCGGACAGAAAGTAAGAACAATAGAAGCAGGAAACAAACCCAAAGGCTCATACACCCAAAAAGATCGGGCAATCCTCTTTGACTTAAGGAATGACAATAACCAACCCCTCTCCTCAGGCTTATACTTCTATAAACTAAAGGCGAATGACTTCTTTGCCATAAAGTCTATGATGGTAAGGTAA